A window of the Desulforapulum autotrophicum HRM2 genome harbors these coding sequences:
- a CDS encoding ABC transporter substrate-binding protein → MADKPILKIGHLKITDHLILGVTDLKLKKGMETFDHCGIQTVLKNGWNEVADALATKALDGALILAPTAMDLYKSGVGLKLLLLAHRSGSILVKNKKANIQKIEDFAGKTVLIPYQLSIHNMLFHKLLSEKGLKPGRSGEKDVDVILEVVAPFQMPEALQYDEDGEIGGFIVAEPIGSQVIASGLGEEFYLSKDLWPGHPCCVFVMRDEIIEKHPEAVQELTTSFVKSGLAIDAQPDPASAIGANFLAQEKVVIQKVLTDPPDRITTSRLFPVIEDLDTIQHYMMDKMKVMTSLIDLDGFVDTRFAKIAKAK, encoded by the coding sequence ATGGCGGACAAACCAATTTTAAAGATTGGACATCTAAAGATCACAGATCACCTCATTCTTGGCGTTACCGATCTCAAGCTGAAAAAAGGCATGGAAACCTTTGATCACTGCGGCATCCAGACGGTTCTGAAAAACGGGTGGAACGAAGTTGCTGACGCCCTTGCCACAAAAGCCCTTGACGGTGCGCTTATACTGGCACCCACGGCCATGGATCTCTACAAGTCAGGGGTTGGCCTTAAACTGCTTCTTCTGGCCCACCGTTCAGGAAGCATCCTTGTGAAAAACAAAAAGGCAAACATTCAGAAAATCGAAGATTTTGCAGGAAAGACTGTGTTGATCCCCTATCAACTCTCCATTCATAATATGCTGTTCCATAAGCTGCTGTCGGAAAAAGGGTTGAAGCCGGGCAGGTCGGGTGAAAAGGATGTGGATGTCATCCTTGAGGTCGTGGCACCCTTTCAGATGCCCGAAGCCCTTCAATATGATGAAGATGGCGAAATCGGAGGCTTTATTGTTGCAGAACCCATTGGCTCCCAGGTCATTGCATCGGGTCTTGGAGAGGAGTTCTACCTTTCAAAGGATCTGTGGCCAGGACATCCCTGCTGTGTTTTTGTCATGCGTGACGAGATCATTGAAAAGCATCCCGAAGCGGTCCAGGAATTGACCACAAGCTTTGTTAAATCAGGTCTTGCCATTGATGCCCAGCCGGATCCTGCCTCGGCCATCGGGGCCAATTTCCTTGCCCAGGAAAAGGTGGTTATTCAAAAAGTGCTCACCGACCCCCCGGACCGGATTACAACCAGCAGGCTGTTTCCAGTTATTGAGGATCTTGATACCATTCAGCACTACATGATGGACAAGATGAAGGTCATGACCAGCCTCATTGATCTTGACGGCTTTGTCGATACCCGGTTTGCCAAGATTGCCAAGGCAAAATAG
- a CDS encoding TetR/AcrR family transcriptional regulator — translation MKKDTLSRLKAKEREIRQDLIIEAARTVFGEKTYDKASMVEIARKAGISKSSIYTYFTNQEELYVEITLRDTRNFINALDRHIKNATPGEITIRGVIDLFLDYYLVHEAQWRMTTHFALHGNRGKSAVEKLDNVARQVMDLFQKVFKQLGFKADTRLLAHTLFSSLSGILIAFRNYPGRSDAQRQQHMKRIGNMVETLFMALAEQENREEA, via the coding sequence ATGAAAAAAGATACCCTCAGCCGATTAAAGGCCAAGGAACGCGAAATCCGACAGGACCTCATTATTGAAGCCGCCAGAACCGTTTTCGGAGAAAAGACCTATGACAAGGCGAGCATGGTGGAAATCGCCCGGAAAGCAGGCATCTCAAAGTCCTCCATATACACATACTTCACCAACCAGGAAGAACTCTATGTGGAAATAACCCTCAGGGACACCCGGAACTTCATCAACGCCCTTGACCGGCACATCAAAAATGCAACCCCAGGAGAGATCACCATACGAGGCGTCATCGACCTCTTCCTGGACTATTACCTTGTCCACGAGGCCCAGTGGCGGATGACCACCCACTTTGCCCTCCACGGCAACCGGGGAAAAAGCGCAGTTGAAAAACTTGACAACGTGGCAAGGCAGGTCATGGACCTTTTTCAAAAGGTGTTCAAACAACTGGGATTCAAGGCTGACACACGGCTTCTCGCCCACACCCTTTTTTCAAGCCTGAGCGGAATTCTCATTGCATTCAGGAATTATCCGGGAAGAAGCGACGCCCAGCGTCAACAGCACATGAAGCGCATTGGGAACATGGTGGAGACCCTGTTCATGGCCCTGGCAGAACAAGAAAACCGGGAAGAAGCATAG
- a CDS encoding enoyl-CoA hydratase/isomerase family protein, with protein sequence METFEYRVQGAVGYLTLNRPEKYNAVNGEMMEELHAFWLERRADEQTRVIVLDGGDAKGFCAGLDMDSLGSSIFGMTRVQAYNAQARLSRLLLAMRAAPQPIISCIHGAAAGLGFSFAMASDIRIITDDARFSAAYINIGLGGADMASSYFLPRIIGSGRANEFLLTGNWMNADDAMALGFASRRVEKADLVSTATGLAETMASKDPLGLRMTKEALNINIDAGGLEAVLQMEDRNQMMVLFSHRMEAK encoded by the coding sequence ATGGAAACTTTTGAATACAGAGTCCAGGGGGCCGTGGGATATCTTACCCTTAACCGGCCTGAAAAGTATAATGCAGTTAATGGGGAGATGATGGAGGAACTCCACGCCTTCTGGCTTGAGCGTCGGGCAGACGAACAGACCCGGGTGATCGTCCTTGACGGGGGGGATGCCAAGGGGTTTTGCGCAGGGCTTGACATGGATTCCCTTGGGAGTTCGATTTTTGGAATGACACGGGTTCAGGCCTATAACGCCCAGGCCCGGCTCTCCCGGCTGCTGCTTGCCATGCGGGCCGCTCCCCAGCCCATCATTTCCTGCATCCATGGGGCTGCTGCAGGTCTGGGGTTTTCGTTTGCCATGGCCTCTGATATTCGCATTATCACGGACGATGCCAGATTTTCGGCCGCCTATATCAATATCGGCCTTGGCGGGGCAGACATGGCTTCAAGTTATTTTCTGCCACGGATTATCGGGTCTGGCAGGGCCAACGAGTTTCTGCTTACGGGAAACTGGATGAATGCCGATGATGCCATGGCTCTGGGGTTTGCAAGCAGGCGGGTTGAAAAGGCGGATCTTGTTTCAACGGCCACAGGGCTTGCCGAAACCATGGCGTCCAAGGATCCCCTTGGGCTGCGGATGACCAAGGAGGCGTTAAACATCAATATAGATGCCGGCGGCCTTGAGGCGGTACTCCAGATGGAGGACAGAAATCAGATGATGGTTCTTTTTTCCCATAGAATGGAGGCAAAATAG
- a CDS encoding SDR family oxidoreductase gives MVNFSLKGKIAVITGASRGIGRAMAMAFAEHGAHCILVSRKSDLLERVVGEIRQKGFNAEAIACHMGYEDQIDQLFKTIQERHGRVDILVNNAATNPHFGNMLDADAGMWDKIIDVNLKGPFFMIKKAAPMMMKTGGGAILNIASINARRPGLMQGVYSVSKAALVSMTEVFAKELAPFKIRVNALLPGLTDTDFASALIKNKEIHDFVVKQIPMGRHAEPSEMAGAALYLVSDAASYTTGISLACDGGILI, from the coding sequence ATGGTGAACTTTTCATTAAAGGGTAAAATAGCGGTAATCACAGGGGCGAGCCGGGGCATTGGTCGGGCCATGGCCATGGCCTTTGCCGAACATGGTGCCCACTGCATTCTGGTGAGCAGAAAATCCGATCTCCTGGAAAGGGTGGTGGGTGAAATCCGGCAAAAGGGGTTCAATGCCGAGGCCATTGCCTGTCACATGGGGTATGAAGATCAGATTGACCAGCTTTTTAAAACCATCCAGGAACGCCACGGCCGGGTGGATATCCTTGTGAACAATGCCGCCACCAATCCCCATTTCGGTAATATGCTCGATGCCGATGCCGGCATGTGGGACAAGATCATTGACGTCAACCTCAAGGGGCCCTTCTTCATGATTAAAAAGGCAGCGCCCATGATGATGAAAACCGGCGGTGGTGCTATTTTAAACATTGCGTCCATTAATGCCAGGCGTCCGGGGCTCATGCAGGGGGTTTACTCCGTGTCAAAGGCGGCACTTGTTTCCATGACCGAGGTGTTTGCAAAGGAGCTTGCCCCCTTTAAGATTCGGGTAAACGCACTGCTTCCAGGATTGACCGATACCGATTTTGCAAGTGCCCTGATCAAGAACAAAGAGATCCACGACTTTGTGGTCAAGCAGATCCCCATGGGCCGCCATGCTGAACCCTCGGAAATGGCGGGTGCGGCCCTTTACCTTGTGTCGGATGCTGCATCCTACACCACTGGAATTAGTCTTGCCTGTGACGGCGGCATATTAATATAG
- a CDS encoding KamA family radical SAM protein — translation MEEWISQMQGFINTPEKLRRIINPTPEELKAINTLDTRWGTTPYFAALMDPDDPCCPVRRQIIPSLKELENTYGIKNYLMFHENRTVDPERPDCIARQYQDRVAFTVTDTCASYCRHCFRREVVVDQRLKLRFDLDQGIKWIKKNKEIKDVLVTGGDPFLLSDQLLGDLITQLRQIDHVRMIRFGTRTIINLPQRITQDLMEILGDFHRVPIWINTQCNHPKEITDKTARAVFDLLRCGVNVGNQAVLLKGINDDVDTFRELHQKLVYTRIRPYYLFYCEAAPGIDHFRTGVEKGSQLIRDGLQGHTTGLARPTYVIATNIGKIPLMGNDYMIEKTEKEYRLRNYLGEETILPNIPDEQ, via the coding sequence ATGGAAGAATGGATTTCCCAGATGCAGGGGTTTATCAACACCCCCGAAAAATTACGCAGGATAATTAATCCCACCCCTGAAGAACTGAAGGCCATCAACACCCTTGACACCCGCTGGGGAACCACCCCCTACTTTGCCGCCCTCATGGACCCCGACGACCCCTGCTGCCCGGTCAGAAGGCAAATCATTCCATCACTCAAGGAACTTGAAAACACATATGGCATCAAGAATTACCTTATGTTCCATGAAAACAGGACCGTTGACCCAGAAAGGCCCGACTGCATCGCCCGCCAGTACCAGGACCGGGTGGCCTTTACCGTGACCGACACCTGTGCTTCATATTGCCGCCACTGTTTCAGACGCGAAGTGGTGGTTGACCAGCGTCTCAAGCTCAGATTTGACCTTGACCAGGGCATTAAATGGATCAAAAAAAACAAGGAAATCAAGGATGTCCTTGTCACGGGCGGAGACCCCTTTCTACTGTCTGACCAGCTGCTGGGCGACCTCATCACTCAACTCAGACAAATCGACCATGTGCGAATGATCCGGTTTGGCACACGAACCATCATCAACCTTCCCCAGAGGATCACCCAGGACCTCATGGAAATCCTTGGTGATTTCCACAGGGTTCCCATCTGGATCAACACCCAGTGCAACCATCCAAAGGAAATAACAGACAAAACTGCAAGGGCCGTGTTTGATCTTCTCCGGTGCGGGGTAAACGTGGGGAACCAGGCCGTGCTCCTCAAGGGGATAAACGACGATGTGGACACCTTTAGGGAACTCCACCAGAAGTTGGTTTATACGAGGATCCGGCCCTACTACCTGTTTTATTGTGAGGCGGCTCCCGGCATCGACCATTTCAGAACAGGGGTTGAAAAAGGGTCTCAACTGATCCGGGACGGCCTCCAGGGCCATACAACGGGCCTTGCCCGCCCGACCTATGTCATTGCCACAAACATCGGAAAAATTCCCCTCATGGGAAATGACTACATGATTGAAAAGACAGAAAAAGAGTATCGATTGAGGAACTACCTGGGAGAAGAGACTATCCTTCCAAACATTCCAGACGAGCAATAG
- the ispD gene encoding 2-C-methyl-D-erythritol 4-phosphate cytidylyltransferase — MSDHFPSDQENFAVIVAGGKGLRMASLVRKQYLDLLGLPVLARTLKSFVACKNIKTIVVVVPPQDMTFCRDTILKPQGLEPRVDLVAGGSDRQESVRNGLLAVKILREAGKSCLVMVHDGVRPFADHAMIQRCLEAAREHGAVVPVVPVKDTLVRGDKNGFAIKTIDRTGLFQVQTPQCFDFDLVLAAHDHALATCFSGTDDASLVEHLGHRVFMTQGSAENIKITTRDDLVLARAIARLECLEG; from the coding sequence ATGTCTGATCATTTCCCATCTGACCAGGAGAATTTTGCTGTTATTGTTGCAGGCGGTAAGGGGCTTCGTATGGCATCCTTGGTTCGCAAACAGTATCTTGATCTTCTTGGTCTTCCTGTGCTTGCCCGAACCCTTAAATCCTTCGTTGCCTGTAAAAACATTAAAACCATTGTTGTGGTTGTTCCCCCTCAGGACATGACCTTTTGCCGTGACACCATCCTGAAGCCCCAGGGGCTTGAACCCAGGGTTGATCTTGTGGCCGGGGGAAGTGACCGTCAGGAATCTGTGAGAAACGGGCTTTTGGCTGTCAAAATCCTCAGGGAGGCGGGTAAGTCCTGCCTTGTCATGGTACACGACGGGGTGAGACCTTTTGCCGACCACGCCATGATCCAGCGTTGTTTAGAGGCGGCCCGGGAACATGGGGCTGTTGTTCCCGTTGTTCCGGTAAAAGACACCCTGGTCAGGGGAGATAAAAACGGGTTTGCCATTAAAACCATTGACAGGACAGGTCTGTTCCAGGTCCAGACCCCCCAGTGCTTTGACTTTGACCTGGTGCTTGCCGCCCACGATCATGCACTTGCAACCTGTTTTTCAGGAACCGATGATGCATCCCTGGTCGAACACCTGGGCCATAGGGTTTTCATGACCCAGGGCAGTGCAGAAAACATCAAGATTACCACCCGGGACGATCTCGTCCTTGCCCGGGCTATTGCTCGTCTGGAATGTTTGGAAGGATAG
- a CDS encoding HPr family phosphocarrier protein — MAISCEISFKEKANLFSFEYLKCIRFIEGVDSDDYILTKKLYSKLITASHLLEDFLDFHGAKNNREWVFYRELSAAMRHLALAGYSQKHILNRIGFYELKNTHRFKLESTDTLLMIQDSLKLAAPVILAEAGKLGIEIPSFGYDVRFFPGIMTGEQLEHNIDDLDDRDRRQQNLTSIASEFLDLIKNFEPFSFYERYDSQTIRQLVPAKVNEVGIRRFEMLLHNLQSSFDSYVIHGGFFHGNRKLKQLRSHFSIVFHILQVMGRLLHFYERHLHDVEYKDMYKTVSESLSGIIDPDLLLDRAINYCLFYAWQFLSAGKEITLEVLNEYIDRSSIFVGIPKERGFHSRPSLLVAKIVQHYGGEVTMRVGEDSFDASSVLDMQWAGGKIKKEDVEQVEFTGDSRALADLEVLARVNYGEDSMGKGVPLPPELSYLR, encoded by the coding sequence ATGGCAATCTCGTGCGAAATTTCGTTCAAGGAAAAGGCAAATCTATTCTCGTTTGAATATCTCAAGTGCATTCGTTTTATCGAAGGAGTGGATTCAGACGACTATATCCTGACCAAGAAGCTTTACTCCAAACTCATCACGGCCTCCCATCTGCTTGAGGATTTTCTTGATTTCCACGGGGCAAAGAACAACCGGGAGTGGGTGTTTTACCGGGAGTTGTCGGCGGCCATGCGTCACCTTGCCCTGGCCGGTTACTCCCAGAAGCATATCCTTAACCGTATCGGGTTCTACGAGCTGAAAAACACCCATAGGTTTAAACTAGAGTCCACCGACACCCTGCTCATGATCCAGGACTCGTTAAAGCTTGCAGCCCCGGTTATCCTTGCCGAGGCAGGCAAACTTGGCATTGAGATTCCCAGCTTTGGCTATGATGTCAGGTTCTTTCCCGGCATCATGACCGGTGAGCAGCTCGAACATAACATTGACGACCTGGACGACCGTGATCGACGGCAGCAGAACCTGACAAGCATTGCCAGTGAATTTCTGGATTTGATCAAAAATTTTGAACCTTTTTCCTTTTATGAACGCTATGACAGTCAGACGATCAGGCAGCTTGTTCCGGCCAAGGTGAACGAGGTGGGCATCCGCCGTTTTGAGATGCTTCTGCACAACCTCCAGAGCTCGTTTGATTCCTATGTGATCCATGGTGGCTTTTTCCACGGCAATCGAAAGCTTAAGCAGCTCAGAAGCCATTTTTCCATTGTGTTCCATATTCTCCAGGTTATGGGGCGGCTGCTCCATTTCTACGAGCGCCATCTCCATGATGTCGAATATAAGGACATGTATAAAACCGTCAGCGAATCCCTTTCAGGCATTATTGATCCTGACCTTCTCCTTGACCGGGCCATCAACTACTGCCTCTTTTATGCCTGGCAGTTTCTAAGCGCCGGCAAAGAGATCACCCTGGAGGTATTGAACGAATACATCGATCGTTCGTCTATCTTTGTGGGAATTCCAAAGGAGAGGGGCTTCCACAGTCGACCCAGCCTGCTTGTGGCAAAAATTGTCCAGCACTATGGTGGCGAGGTCACCATGCGTGTGGGTGAGGACAGTTTTGATGCGTCAAGTGTTCTTGACATGCAATGGGCCGGGGGCAAGATAAAGAAAGAGGATGTGGAACAGGTGGAGTTCACCGGGGATTCAAGGGCCCTTGCCGATCTTGAGGTGCTGGCCCGGGTCAACTATGGTGAGGACTCCATGGGCAAGGGTGTTCCCCTGCCTCCGGAACTCTCCTATCTCAGGTAG
- a CDS encoding SufB/SufD family protein encodes MFSLNESKDDPNVVDLSKYSMEAETHGFQESLDSIDPVDADEFIKVGIEKQSSLRSGSFIQKDASIVHCSRSMEGVEISGIAQALEQDPGLERYMWTLLDPEADELSRSTRNAPLQGFFIRSRQGVKTEKPLQTCLHIAKEGYAQRVHNLIIAEEDSELHIIAGCSTSSHLQSGLHIGISEFFVKKGATLKYTMIHEWGEKVTVRPKTAVHVEEGGVFISNYISLKPVGSLVTNPVTYLEKDATARFNSILVAGKGSYMDVGSVVELRAPGARAEIISRAIVAGGSIISRGHLKSMVPGVKGHLECKGLILKDGLLHAIPELSGFTPGVELSHEAAVGKIDNREIEYLMARGLDEGEAISTIVRGFLNVDIDGLPAELAARMDKAVQETEHDMM; translated from the coding sequence ATGTTCAGCCTGAATGAATCCAAGGACGATCCAAATGTCGTGGACCTTTCCAAATACAGCATGGAAGCCGAAACCCACGGTTTTCAGGAGAGCCTGGACAGTATCGATCCTGTTGATGCCGATGAGTTTATTAAAGTCGGAATAGAAAAACAGTCATCCCTTAGATCAGGTTCATTTATTCAAAAGGACGCCTCCATTGTCCATTGCAGTCGATCCATGGAGGGGGTTGAGATTTCTGGCATTGCCCAGGCGTTGGAACAGGACCCGGGTCTTGAGCGTTATATGTGGACCCTGCTTGACCCTGAAGCGGATGAACTGAGCCGGTCCACCAGAAATGCGCCCCTCCAGGGGTTTTTCATTCGAAGCCGGCAGGGTGTTAAAACGGAAAAGCCCCTTCAGACCTGCCTTCACATTGCAAAAGAAGGGTATGCCCAGCGGGTCCATAACCTCATCATTGCTGAAGAGGATTCCGAGCTTCACATCATAGCTGGGTGCTCCACCTCCAGTCATCTTCAATCGGGACTGCACATCGGTATTTCCGAATTTTTTGTAAAAAAGGGTGCAACCCTGAAGTACACCATGATCCACGAGTGGGGAGAGAAGGTAACTGTCCGGCCCAAGACAGCTGTACATGTGGAGGAGGGTGGGGTTTTTATCTCCAATTACATTTCCCTGAAACCCGTTGGATCCCTGGTGACAAATCCTGTGACCTATCTGGAAAAAGACGCCACGGCAAGATTCAATTCGATTCTGGTGGCCGGTAAAGGTTCTTACATGGATGTGGGATCGGTTGTTGAACTAAGGGCTCCGGGTGCAAGGGCTGAAATTATTTCAAGGGCCATTGTAGCCGGTGGCTCCATCATCTCCAGGGGACACCTCAAGAGCATGGTGCCTGGCGTCAAGGGTCACCTTGAGTGCAAGGGGCTGATTCTGAAAGACGGACTTCTCCACGCTATTCCCGAGCTTTCCGGTTTCACTCCCGGGGTGGAACTCTCCCATGAGGCAGCCGTTGGAAAAATTGACAATCGTGAGATCGAATACCTCATGGCAAGGGGGCTTGACGAGGGAGAAGCCATTTCCACCATTGTCAGGGGGTTTTTAAATGTGGATATCGATGGCCTTCCGGCAGAACTTGCGGCCAGGATGGACAAGGCGGTTCAGGAGACTGAACATGATATGATGTGA
- a CDS encoding ABC transporter ATP-binding protein, producing MLVIEELGVEIGGKEILQNVNLHVPRGETHILFGPNGSGKTSLMMTIMGFSGYKVTRGRILFKGEDVTHMPVHERAILGIGVLFQRPPTINGLSTRRMVEICGRGRKMDVDAMSEHLNFKDFLDRDVNSNLSGGEIKRSELLQLAAQAPDLLLLDEPESGVDLESIVLLGESINALLNRGIKNQPACHRISTNDDAKSALVITHTGHILDYITADRGQVLYKGQLRCSRNAREILKWIREYGYEECVRCSA from the coding sequence ATGTTAGTGATTGAGGAGCTTGGGGTCGAGATCGGCGGAAAGGAAATTCTCCAGAACGTTAATCTCCATGTTCCCAGGGGAGAGACCCATATTCTGTTCGGACCCAACGGGTCTGGCAAGACGTCCCTGATGATGACCATCATGGGTTTTTCCGGGTACAAGGTGACCCGGGGACGGATTCTGTTCAAGGGTGAAGATGTCACCCATATGCCGGTGCACGAACGGGCAATCCTTGGCATTGGCGTGCTGTTCCAGCGGCCACCCACCATCAACGGGCTGTCCACCCGCCGCATGGTGGAAATCTGTGGGCGGGGACGAAAGATGGATGTGGATGCCATGTCTGAACATCTGAATTTCAAGGATTTTCTTGACAGGGATGTGAACAGCAACCTGTCAGGGGGTGAGATCAAGCGCAGTGAGCTTCTTCAGCTTGCGGCCCAGGCCCCGGACCTTCTGCTCCTGGACGAACCGGAATCGGGCGTGGATCTTGAGTCCATTGTTCTGCTTGGTGAGAGTATCAATGCCCTTCTTAACCGTGGAATAAAAAATCAGCCTGCCTGTCACCGGATTTCCACAAACGACGACGCAAAATCAGCCCTGGTCATTACCCATACCGGTCATATCCTGGACTACATAACTGCAGACAGGGGCCAGGTGCTATACAAGGGCCAGCTTCGCTGTTCACGTAATGCCCGGGAAATTTTAAAATGGATCAGGGAGTACGGATATGAGGAGTGTGTCAGATGTTCAGCCTGA
- a CDS encoding zinc ribbon domain-containing protein gives MQEITREDVNILVQLQKAETETVRIESFLKKIENEKIGVEKELVTFRTALEEHKNALSQSETLCRETEAEIQMLGERVVRSNEKLRQVKTNKEYQALQREVDDNRKRKESLENSFMQILETKEANEAIVAEREAELAQLSEKIRADQAEIDKKGEDDRALLEQYRKQREEIGKNLDPSLYRQFNQISDASGGLAVVQVKERLCRGCFMSIPHQLYIEVQRCNSLILCPQCNRILYYAEPEENTVKAE, from the coding sequence ATGCAGGAGATAACCAGGGAGGATGTCAATATTCTTGTCCAGCTTCAAAAGGCTGAGACAGAAACCGTTCGTATTGAGTCTTTTCTTAAAAAGATTGAAAATGAAAAAATTGGTGTGGAAAAAGAGCTTGTTACATTTAGAACAGCCCTTGAAGAGCACAAAAACGCATTGAGCCAGTCTGAAACCCTTTGCCGGGAGACTGAGGCCGAGATTCAAATGCTTGGCGAACGCGTTGTCCGGAGCAATGAAAAGCTCAGACAGGTCAAGACCAACAAGGAATATCAGGCTCTCCAGCGCGAGGTAGACGACAACCGAAAACGCAAGGAATCCCTTGAGAACAGCTTTATGCAGATCCTTGAGACCAAGGAAGCCAATGAGGCCATTGTTGCGGAAAGGGAGGCTGAACTTGCCCAGTTGTCTGAAAAGATACGTGCTGATCAGGCGGAAATTGATAAAAAGGGTGAAGACGACCGTGCACTCCTTGAACAGTACCGCAAACAGAGGGAAGAGATCGGTAAAAACCTGGATCCCTCACTTTATCGACAATTCAACCAGATTTCAGATGCCAGTGGCGGGCTAGCCGTGGTCCAGGTAAAGGAGCGGTTGTGCCGGGGATGTTTCATGAGTATCCCCCACCAGCTCTATATTGAGGTGCAGCGCTGCAATAGCTTGATTTTGTGCCCCCAGTGTAATAGGATTCTTTACTATGCCGAACCCGAGGAGAATACGGTCAAGGCAGAGTAG